AGATGTTGCAGGCAACATGCCAGAGGTGGGGAAGGCCGGATTCTTCGTCACGGCTTTGGGGATCATCAATGTACTGTGCCCAATGGCGGAAGGCTGCGTCGCGGTAGCGTTCGATTTCGACGGTCTTCCAGTTGTCCTTGGACTTGTATTTGCGATTGCCGTATTCACGGACGC
This sequence is a window from Fibrobacter sp.. Protein-coding genes within it:
- a CDS encoding DUF5664 domain-containing protein; its protein translation is VREYGNRKYKSKDNWKTVEIERYRDAAFRHWAQYIDDPQSRDEESGLPHLWHVACNISFLVSLEENNAD